The genomic segment CAGCGGGTCGACCGCGACCACGTTCTTCGCCCCGGCGTGCACCGCGCCCTGGACGGCGTTGATGCCGATGCCGCCGATCCCGTAGATCACGATCGTGTCGCCGGGCGCGGTCTTGGCCGCGTACACCGCCGACCCCCACCCGGTGGGCACGCCGCAGCCGACGAGCACGGCCGTCTCGAGCGGCAGGTCCTCGTCGACCTTGACCACCGAGGTCTCGGAGATCGTGGCGTACTGGGAGAACGTGCCGATCATGCACATCGCGCCGAGGTCCTTGCCGCCCTGGTGGAAGCGGAAGGTGCCGTCGGGCATGCACCCCTCGAGGATGGTCGCGCCCAGGTCGCAGAGGTTCTGCTGGCCGGTGGAGCACCAGCGGCAGTGGCCGCAGGAGGGGATGAACGAGCAGACGACGTGGTCGCCCGGCTTGACCTTGGTGACCCCGGGGCCGACCTCCTCGATGATGCCGGCGCCCTCGTGCCCGCCCACGATCGGGAAGCGGGGGACGATGTCGCCGTGGCGCAGGTGCTCGTCGGAGTGGCACAGGCCGGCGGCCACGTAACGGATCAGGACCTCGTTGGCCTTGGGCGGGTCGAGGTCGAGCTCGGTCACCTCCCAGTCCTTGCCCAGCTCCCACAGGACCGCTGCCTTGGTCTTCATGACCTGGCCTCCTTGCGCCTGGGGGCGGCCGCATGGCCGCCGGTGGCCGTGGCGACGGGTCCTCGCCGCCCGCGACCTCGTACGAGGTCATCCCCAGAGAAACCACGAATGCACGCAGGGAGCAAGACGGCGTTCCGTTCCGCTCCGCTCTGGACGGCGCCGACCAGAGTTCATCGGCTGACACGCTTGGTACCTCCGCGGAATGTGCTCGTCCGTTCGGACAGCCAGGGGTTGACCCGCCTGGCGTTACCCCACCCGGTCCATGACCCGCTCGCGGAAGCGGCCGAACCTGGCCCGCAGGGACTCGAGGTCGCCGACGGCCGAGATCGTCATCCGGGCCACGCCCAGGTCGGCGAGGCGGGCCACGGCCTCCGGGTCCCTGGGCGCGCCGCAGGTGACCTCCAAAGCGTCCGGGTCGCGGCCAGCGTCCCGGGCGGTGTCGCGCGCGATCCCGACCAGGCGGGCCACCTCGTCCACGTCGCCGCTGGCCGGGAAGAACCCGTCGCCGACGCGGCCGGCGCGGCGCGCGGCCGCCTCGCTGTGGCCACCGACCACGACCGGGATCCCGTCCGGCTGCAGCGGCTTGGGGTAGCTCTTGGCCTTGGCGAACGACACGAAGCGGCCGGCGAAGGTCGGCTCCGGCTCGGTCCAGAGGGTGCGCAGGGCCGCGATGTACTCCTCGGTGCGCGCGCCGCGCTCCGGCCAGGGCACGCCCAGAGCGTCGAACTCCTCCCGGAGCCAGCCGACGCCGACCCCGAGGATGAGCCGCCCGCCGGACAGCACGTCGAGGGTGGCCGCCTCCTTGGCCAGCAGCACCGGGTTGCGCTGGGGCAGGATGAGAATCCCGGTGGCCAGCCGGATCCGGACGGTGGCGGCCGCCACGAATGCCAGCCAGATCAGCGGGTCGGGGATGGGGACGTCCTCGCCGCCAGGGAGCCGGCCGTCGCGGGAGTACGGGTAGCTGGAGCCGAAGCCAGCCGGGATCACGGCGTGCTCGACAGTCCAGAGGGTGTCGAAGCCGGTCTCCTCGGCCAGACCCGCGAGGGCGACCGCGTGCCCGGGGTCGGCGCCCGGACCCGAGTTGGTGTAGGTGGCCCCGAACCTCACGACGAGCTGCCGCGCCGTTCCAGCCAGGAGAGCAGGGTGCGCACGCTTGCGCCGGTCGAGCCCTTTGGGATGTAGCCGTCCTCGGCCTCGGACCGGGACGGCCCGGCGATGTCCAGGTGGACCCAGGGCCGGTCGTCCACGAACTCCTTGAGGAACAGGCCGGCGGTGAGAGCGCCGCCCCAGCGCTGGCCGACGTTCTTGAGGTCGGCGATGTCGCTGACGACCTCCTTGTGGTACTCGTCGGGCAGGGGAAGCCGCCAGGCCGGCTCGCCGGCGTCGGCCGCCGCGTCGAGCAGCTCGGCCGCGAGCGCGTCGTCGTTGCTCATCAGCCCCGCGTAGCGCATGCCCAGGGCGACCATGCAGGCGCCGGTGAGGGTGGCCACGTCGACGATGGCGTCGGGCTTGGCCGCCGCGCCCAGGGCGAGCGCGTCGGCCATCACCAGGCGCCCCTCGGCGTCGGTGTTGAGGACCTCCACGGTCTTGCCGTTCTTCATGGTGAGCACGTCGCCGGGCCGGATCGCGTGCCCGGAGGGCATGTTCTCGGCCGAGGCGAGGTAGCCGGTGACCGCCACGTCCACGCCGAGGTCGGCCAGCACGCTCATGACGCCGATGATCACGGCCGCCCCGGACATGTCGGTCTTCATCCCGCCCATGGAGTCGGCCGGCTTGAGCGACAGGCCGCCGGAGTCGAAGGTGATGCCCTTGCCGACCAGGACCACGCGGCTCCTGGCGCCTTCGGGCTCGTAGGTCATCTCGATCAGCCGGGGCGGGTTGTCGGCGCCCTGGCCGACGCCCAGGATGCCGCCGAAGCCCTCCCGGGCCAGCGCCTTCTCGTCCTTGACCTTCACGCTGACGTGCTTGCCGGCGAGCCTTCGGGCGGCCTCGGCGAGGTCGGCCGGGTGCAGGTTGTTGGCGGGCTCGTTGGACAGGTCGCGGGCCAGGTTGGTGGCGGTGGCGCGCGCCTCGCCGGCGGCCACCGCAGCGGTCAGGTCGGCCTTCTTGCCGTCGCCGGCGGCCACCACCAGGCTCTGCAGCCGGCTCCGGAGCGCGCTCCCGTCGGACTTGGCCTTGTACTTGTCGAACCGGTAGGCGGCCAGGTGAGCACCCTCGGCGACGGCCCGGGCAGCCGCGGACGGGTCGGCGGGCAGGGCCTGAGCCAGGGTGGTGACCGCCTTCTTGGCGCCCCCGGCGTGGCGGACGACCGCGGCCGCGGCCCGGCGGAGCGCCTCGGCGTCGACCTTGCCGCGCTCGCCGAGACCGACCAGCACGAGCGTGGCTGCTGGGAGGCGGCCGAGGGTGGGCAGGACGACGACTTCGCCGGCCTTGCCCGTGAACCCCTGGGCGTCCAGCAGCGGGTCGAGCGGCGTGTCGAGCGCGGCCATGGCCTGCTCGGCGCCCGGGCCGAGGACGCGGTCCGCGAACACCGGGACGGCGAGCAGGTCGGCCTTGACCCCCACGGCATCTGACTTCCCCAGCGTCACCTTGAGCATCGGCCCTCCAGCCCCTGCGCGTGTGCATCCGAAGCCGACAGTCTAGTCTGGCCTGCGGCGACGTGAGGCGTTGACGCGCCTGGACCCGGGCGCAGGTGGAGGCGATGGGATGGAGCGCCGCAAGCTCTCCGACGCGATCGCGTTCGACGAGCGGCGGATGGCCAAGCACCGGCTGTTCGAGACCGACCGGACCCTCACCGACCTGTACTGCCTGGACCCGGGCCAGGAGCAGCTGCTCCACGTCCACGAGGAGTCCGACAAGGTGGTGCTGGTGCTGGCCGGCCGGGTCCTGGCCCGGGTCGACGGCGACACCGCCGAGCTGGGCCAGTACGAGCTGCTGCTAGCCCCGGCCGGGTCCAAGCACGCCCTCAAGAACCTCGGGCCGGATCCCGTGGTCCTGGTGGTGTTCGTCGGTCCCCGGCTCGGCTAGTTGCTCAGCTCTTGGCTGGTTGGTGGAGCCCCCTCGCGTCGTCGGCAGGATCGTGGGGAGCGTTGGGCTCGGGGTGACCGTTGAGGGAGGCGCTGAGCAGGGCGGACCGGCGGTCGTAGGCGGCCCGGGCGGTGTCGATGTCGGCCAGGTGCTCGTCGGCCCACTCCACCAGGCTGCGGACGGTGTCGAGCAGGGTACGGCCCATCGGCGTGAGCGCGTAGTCGACCCGGGGCGGGACGGTCGGGTGCACCGTGCGGGTGATGAGCCCGTCGCGTTCCAGCCCGCGCAGGGTGACGGTGAGCATGCGCTGGCTGATGCCGTCGATCATCCGGCGCAGGTCACGGAACCGCCTGGTGCCCCCGCCGAGCAGGTGGATGACGTACAGCGACCACTTGTCGCCGACGCGGTCGAGCACCTCGCGGGCCCGGCAGCCGCTCAGCGGTCCCGGGCCAGCGGCCGGGTCGGGTGCGTGCATGGTTCTCTCCAGGTAACCAAGGCACCTTGAAGTGCCGTCTTCCGGTCTGCCTCATGATCGCCCACCATGAGGCTGGTTACAAGAGAGAACCAGGCACGTAGGCGGAACCAGCACACGAGGGAGAACCAGCATGTCGAGCACCGCCGTCGAGATCCCCGGGTACATTGCCGGGACTTGGAGGATCGACCCCGTCCACTCCGACGTGGCCTTCACCGTCCGCCACATGATGGTCAGCAAGGTCCGCGGCCACTTCACCAAGGTGGAGGCCGACATCGTGCTCGCCCCCAACCCGCTGGACTCCTCCGCCA from the Actinomycetes bacterium genome contains:
- a CDS encoding cupin domain-containing protein, which encodes MERRKLSDAIAFDERRMAKHRLFETDRTLTDLYCLDPGQEQLLHVHEESDKVVLVLAGRVLARVDGDTAELGQYELLLAPAGSKHALKNLGPDPVVLVVFVGPRLG
- a CDS encoding leucyl aminopeptidase; protein product: MLKVTLGKSDAVGVKADLLAVPVFADRVLGPGAEQAMAALDTPLDPLLDAQGFTGKAGEVVVLPTLGRLPAATLVLVGLGERGKVDAEALRRAAAAVVRHAGGAKKAVTTLAQALPADPSAAARAVAEGAHLAAYRFDKYKAKSDGSALRSRLQSLVVAAGDGKKADLTAAVAAGEARATATNLARDLSNEPANNLHPADLAEAARRLAGKHVSVKVKDEKALAREGFGGILGVGQGADNPPRLIEMTYEPEGARSRVVLVGKGITFDSGGLSLKPADSMGGMKTDMSGAAVIIGVMSVLADLGVDVAVTGYLASAENMPSGHAIRPGDVLTMKNGKTVEVLNTDAEGRLVMADALALGAAAKPDAIVDVATLTGACMVALGMRYAGLMSNDDALAAELLDAAADAGEPAWRLPLPDEYHKEVVSDIADLKNVGQRWGGALTAGLFLKEFVDDRPWVHLDIAGPSRSEAEDGYIPKGSTGASVRTLLSWLERRGSSS
- a CDS encoding helix-turn-helix domain-containing protein, which gives rise to MHAPDPAAGPGPLSGCRAREVLDRVGDKWSLYVIHLLGGGTRRFRDLRRMIDGISQRMLTVTLRGLERDGLITRTVHPTVPPRVDYALTPMGRTLLDTVRSLVEWADEHLADIDTARAAYDRRSALLSASLNGHPEPNAPHDPADDARGLHQPAKS
- a CDS encoding NDMA-dependent alcohol dehydrogenase, producing the protein MKTKAAVLWELGKDWEVTELDLDPPKANEVLIRYVAAGLCHSDEHLRHGDIVPRFPIVGGHEGAGIIEEVGPGVTKVKPGDHVVCSFIPSCGHCRWCSTGQQNLCDLGATILEGCMPDGTFRFHQGGKDLGAMCMIGTFSQYATISETSVVKVDEDLPLETAVLVGCGVPTGWGSAVYAAKTAPGDTIVIYGIGGIGINAVQGAVHAGAKNVVAVDPLPNKREKAEEFGATHTTASGEEAQSLIGDLTLGVGADKAIVTVDIVDEQVVQEAFNAVRKGGRVVVTGLADPTKLTIQLSGAVLTLFQKEVVGTLFGNSNPQYDIKKLLDLYRAGQVKLDELITKRYTLDEVNQGYQDLLDGKNVRGVMVHSH
- a CDS encoding LLM class F420-dependent oxidoreductase: MRFGATYTNSGPGADPGHAVALAGLAEETGFDTLWTVEHAVIPAGFGSSYPYSRDGRLPGGEDVPIPDPLIWLAFVAAATVRIRLATGILILPQRNPVLLAKEAATLDVLSGGRLILGVGVGWLREEFDALGVPWPERGARTEEYIAALRTLWTEPEPTFAGRFVSFAKAKSYPKPLQPDGIPVVVGGHSEAAARRAGRVGDGFFPASGDVDEVARLVGIARDTARDAGRDPDALEVTCGAPRDPEAVARLADLGVARMTISAVGDLESLRARFGRFRERVMDRVG